A genome region from Microbacterium sp. CGR2 includes the following:
- the ruvB gene encoding Holliday junction branch migration DNA helicase RuvB, whose translation MSDVRDAAEPDDEVELAIEGALRPASLREFVGQQKVRGQLQLLLDAARIQSRPADHILLAGPPGLGKTTLAMIVAHESDRPLRLSSGPAIQHAGDLAALLSSLVPGEVLFIDEIHRMARSAEEMLYLAMEDYRIDIMVGKGAGATSIPLELAPFTLVGATTRSGLLPNPLRDRFGFTGHLEFYEEHELEQVIARSALVLGVDLPHDSLAEIAKRSRGTPRIANRLLRRVRDYALVHGGGGEATIEGVRAALELYDVDAIGLDRLDRAVLEALVRRFRGGPVGLSTLAVAVGEEGETVESVVEPYLVRIGFLGRTPRGRIAMPEAYAHLGVPHPDGTLRLDDL comes from the coding sequence GTGTCTGACGTCAGGGATGCTGCCGAACCGGACGACGAGGTCGAACTGGCGATCGAGGGCGCGCTCCGCCCCGCCAGCCTGCGGGAATTCGTCGGTCAGCAGAAGGTTCGGGGCCAGCTTCAACTGCTCCTCGATGCGGCACGTATCCAGAGTCGCCCCGCCGATCACATCCTTCTGGCGGGTCCTCCGGGGCTCGGGAAGACGACACTCGCGATGATCGTCGCGCACGAGAGCGATCGTCCGCTGCGCCTGTCCAGTGGCCCCGCGATCCAGCACGCGGGCGATCTCGCTGCGCTGCTGTCGAGCCTCGTGCCCGGGGAAGTCCTGTTCATCGACGAGATCCACCGCATGGCGCGTTCCGCCGAAGAGATGCTGTATCTCGCGATGGAGGACTATCGCATCGACATCATGGTGGGCAAGGGCGCGGGGGCGACCAGCATCCCGCTGGAACTGGCGCCGTTCACGCTGGTCGGAGCGACCACCCGCTCCGGCCTGCTTCCGAATCCGCTGCGAGACCGGTTCGGCTTCACCGGCCATCTCGAGTTCTACGAGGAGCACGAACTCGAGCAGGTCATCGCGCGGTCGGCGCTCGTGCTCGGGGTCGACCTTCCGCATGACTCGCTCGCGGAGATCGCGAAGCGGTCCCGAGGAACCCCGCGAATCGCGAACCGGCTGCTGCGTCGGGTGCGCGACTACGCGCTCGTGCACGGAGGCGGCGGCGAAGCGACCATCGAGGGTGTGCGCGCAGCGCTGGAACTGTACGACGTCGACGCGATCGGCCTGGACCGACTCGATCGCGCGGTGCTGGAAGCTCTTGTGCGGCGATTCCGTGGCGGCCCCGTCGGCCTCAGCACACTCGCGGTGGCCGTCGGCGAAGAGGGCGAGACGGTCGAGAGCGTGGTCGAGCCGTATCTCGTTCGAATCGGTTTCCTGGGCCGCACCCCGCGCGGCAGGATCGCGATGCCGGAGGCGTATGCCCACCTCGGAGTTCCGCACCCGGACGGGACGCTTCGACTGGATGACCTATAA
- the ruvA gene encoding Holliday junction branch migration protein RuvA, which produces MISSLHGVVLHATSDQVIVEVGGVGFSVAVPSDVAHTATVGERLKLHTSLIVREDALSLFGFAERDELEVFGLLISVTGVGPKSALGVLSHLTVDQIAEAVTAEDDAPFRRVSGIGPKTAKLIVLQLAGKVHRTTAAKKAAPSGGDDVVAQVAAALVGLGWSEKVAAEAATQTASDATDAERSSVASLLRRTLAMLGPAQAAQGQTRV; this is translated from the coding sequence ATGATCTCCTCTCTGCATGGCGTCGTCCTGCATGCGACCTCCGATCAGGTCATCGTCGAGGTGGGTGGGGTCGGTTTCTCGGTCGCCGTGCCGAGCGATGTCGCGCACACGGCGACCGTGGGGGAACGGCTGAAGCTCCACACCAGCCTCATCGTCCGCGAGGATGCCCTGTCTCTCTTCGGCTTCGCCGAACGGGACGAACTCGAGGTGTTCGGCCTGCTGATCAGCGTCACGGGTGTCGGGCCGAAATCGGCCCTCGGCGTGCTCTCGCATCTCACCGTGGATCAGATCGCCGAAGCGGTGACCGCCGAAGACGATGCGCCGTTCCGGCGGGTGTCCGGCATCGGCCCCAAGACCGCGAAGCTCATCGTCCTGCAACTCGCCGGAAAGGTGCATCGCACCACTGCCGCGAAGAAGGCCGCACCATCCGGCGGCGATGATGTGGTCGCTCAGGTCGCGGCGGCGCTCGTCGGTCTCGGCTGGTCTGAGAAGGTCGCTGCGGAGGCCGCGACCCAGACCGCCTCCGACGCCACCGATGCCGAACGGAGCTCCGTTGCGTCGCTCCTGCGCCGCACGCTCGCGATGCTGGGCCCCGCCCAGGCAGCTCAGGGGCAGACGCGTGTCTGA
- a CDS encoding aminotransferase class V-fold PLP-dependent enzyme, which produces MRDSDVDDTTRALDAAHRAALTFLDSVDERPVWPRASIDDMLTVFGGPLSDEGADPAAVIGEIAQRADPGLVAIPGGRFFGFVIGATHPAALAADWLVSAWDQNAGSSSLTPATVAMERVAGQWMLDLWGLPSGCSVGFVTGGQLANFTCLSTARHATLMRGGWDIAERGLRGAPPLRFVVGADRHGSIDRATRFLGIGRTELTVVDSDDQGRMRVDALERAIADSDGPLIVCLQAGEVHTGGFDDFAELIPVAKRHGAWVHVDGAFGLWAAASPSLRRLTAGIADADSWATDAHKTLNVPYDCGMAIVREPADSIAAFRTGGYYLIYSGLDPWDVTPELSRRARGVPAWAAMRSLGRSGIAALVERLHDNAVAMAEGLASIGGIEILNDVDYTQVMFCARSDAATRALGDAILIDGTAALTGAQWRGRAALRCSMSSWVTSDQDISRTVDAVRRLVGG; this is translated from the coding sequence ATGCGCGACAGCGACGTCGACGACACCACACGCGCTCTGGATGCAGCGCACCGTGCCGCCTTGACCTTCCTCGACTCCGTCGATGAGCGACCCGTCTGGCCGCGCGCGTCGATCGACGACATGCTCACAGTGTTCGGTGGTCCGCTCAGCGATGAAGGCGCCGATCCGGCGGCAGTCATCGGAGAGATCGCCCAGCGCGCCGATCCTGGCCTCGTCGCGATCCCGGGTGGCCGCTTCTTCGGGTTCGTGATCGGCGCCACCCATCCCGCTGCCCTGGCCGCGGACTGGCTCGTCTCAGCGTGGGACCAGAACGCCGGGTCATCCAGCCTCACGCCGGCGACGGTGGCCATGGAGCGCGTCGCGGGCCAGTGGATGCTGGACCTCTGGGGCCTCCCGTCCGGCTGCAGCGTCGGTTTCGTGACCGGCGGGCAGCTCGCCAACTTCACCTGCCTGTCCACGGCTCGCCACGCGACTCTGATGCGCGGCGGATGGGACATCGCGGAGCGCGGCCTCCGGGGCGCTCCCCCACTGCGCTTCGTCGTCGGTGCAGATCGGCACGGCTCGATCGATCGCGCGACCCGGTTCCTCGGGATCGGCCGGACGGAACTGACCGTCGTCGACTCCGACGACCAGGGCAGGATGCGCGTTGACGCGCTGGAGCGGGCGATCGCCGACTCGGACGGCCCCCTGATCGTCTGCCTCCAGGCGGGCGAAGTGCACACGGGCGGGTTCGACGACTTCGCCGAGCTGATCCCTGTCGCGAAGCGGCATGGAGCCTGGGTGCACGTCGACGGCGCGTTCGGGCTCTGGGCGGCGGCATCCCCCTCGCTTCGCCGGTTGACGGCGGGGATCGCTGACGCCGATTCCTGGGCGACGGACGCCCACAAGACGCTCAACGTGCCCTACGACTGCGGAATGGCCATCGTGCGAGAACCCGCAGACTCGATCGCCGCGTTCCGGACCGGTGGCTACTATCTGATCTATTCCGGCCTCGACCCCTGGGACGTCACGCCAGAGCTCTCACGTCGAGCGCGGGGTGTTCCGGCATGGGCCGCGATGCGCAGCCTCGGGCGCTCCGGTATCGCTGCGCTGGTCGAGCGCCTGCACGACAATGCCGTCGCGATGGCGGAAGGTCTCGCGTCCATCGGCGGGATCGAGATCCTCAACGACGTCGACTACACCCAGGTAATGTTCTGCGCCCGCTCGGACGCTGCCACTCGAGCACTCGGCGACGCGATCCTCATCGACGGGACCGCCGCACTCACCGGTGCCCAATGGCGGGGGCGCGCAGCCCTCCGGTGCTCGATGTCATCGTGGGTGACGTCCGATCAGGACATCTCCCGCACCGTCGACGCCGTTCGTCGCCTGGTCGGCGGGTGA
- the ruvC gene encoding crossover junction endodeoxyribonuclease RuvC — protein MSSSLRVLGIDPGLTRCGIGVVDVDGSRRGTLVHVGVVRSAHGMEIGDRLAIVAAGIREVIAEFRPDAVAVERVFAQHNTHTVMGTAQASGVALLVAAEAGLPAATHTPSEVKAAVTGYGAADKRQVQAMIARILRLDAPPQPADAADALAIALCHAWRRGGAAADKSALTPAQRAWADAERVARTYLRGTP, from the coding sequence GTGAGCTCCTCCCTGCGCGTGCTCGGCATCGATCCCGGCCTGACCCGGTGCGGCATCGGTGTCGTCGACGTCGACGGCTCGCGACGCGGCACCCTCGTCCATGTCGGAGTGGTTCGGTCCGCGCACGGGATGGAGATCGGCGATCGCCTGGCCATCGTCGCGGCCGGCATCAGAGAAGTGATCGCGGAGTTCCGGCCGGACGCCGTCGCCGTCGAGCGTGTCTTCGCGCAGCACAACACGCACACGGTGATGGGGACGGCGCAGGCCAGTGGCGTGGCCCTGCTGGTCGCCGCGGAAGCGGGACTGCCTGCTGCCACGCACACGCCGAGCGAGGTGAAGGCTGCGGTCACGGGCTACGGCGCTGCGGACAAGCGGCAGGTGCAGGCCATGATCGCGCGGATCCTGCGCCTTGACGCCCCGCCACAGCCCGCGGATGCGGCGGACGCGCTCGCGATCGCCCTGTGCCACGCGTGGCGGCGTGGCGGCGCGGCGGCCGACAAGAGCGCTCTGACTCCCGCGCAGCGCGCCTGGGCCGATGCGGAGCGTGTCGCTCGAACATACCTACGAGGGACGCCCTAG
- the yajC gene encoding preprotein translocase subunit YajC, protein MPMEFLLFGLLAVLLIFMIFNTRKRTKQMKAEQEEKATKTVPGVKVLLQGGIYGTIVAYDPEDLDNPALVEVAPGTIIEVHSQAILRIVEPKDAAVDAPLDGAPVVTDAPVATDAPIVDETPVVRDTPVADAPAIETPEETRARLEREANDK, encoded by the coding sequence ATGCCCATGGAATTCCTCCTCTTCGGCCTCCTTGCCGTCCTCCTGATCTTCATGATCTTCAACACGCGCAAGCGCACCAAGCAGATGAAGGCCGAGCAGGAGGAGAAGGCGACCAAGACCGTCCCCGGCGTGAAGGTGCTCCTGCAGGGCGGCATCTACGGCACGATCGTCGCGTACGACCCCGAAGACCTGGACAACCCGGCACTCGTCGAGGTCGCTCCCGGCACCATCATCGAGGTTCACAGCCAGGCGATCCTGCGGATCGTCGAGCCGAAGGACGCCGCCGTGGATGCTCCTCTCGACGGCGCACCCGTCGTGACAGACGCGCCGGTCGCGACCGACGCGCCCATCGTCGACGAGACACCGGTCGTGCGCGATACACCCGTCGCTGACGCTCCCGCCATCGAGACTCCCGAGGAGACCCGCGCGCGCCTCGAGCGCGAGGCGAACGACAAGTAA
- a CDS encoding YebC/PmpR family DNA-binding transcriptional regulator encodes MSGHSKWATTKHKKAIIDSRRAKSWAKLIKNIEVAAKLGGPDLQGNPTLFDAIQKAKKTSVPKDNIDRAVKRGAGIGGEAVEYLSIMYEGYGPNGVALMIECLTDNKNRAAAEVRTALSRNGGNLADPGSVAYNFSRKGVIVVGSEGTTEDDVMMAALEAGAENIEPHAEGFEVITEATDLVAVRSALQDAGIDYESADVEFVPNLKVEIDAETARKVFRLIDALEDSEDVQNVFTNFDLTPEVQAELENDDA; translated from the coding sequence ATGTCCGGGCACTCCAAGTGGGCGACCACCAAGCACAAGAAGGCCATCATCGACTCTCGGCGTGCCAAGTCGTGGGCCAAGCTCATCAAGAACATCGAGGTCGCCGCCAAGCTCGGCGGTCCCGACCTGCAGGGCAATCCGACTCTCTTCGACGCGATCCAGAAGGCCAAGAAGACCTCGGTCCCGAAGGACAACATCGACCGCGCGGTGAAGCGCGGTGCAGGCATCGGCGGCGAGGCTGTCGAGTACCTCTCGATCATGTACGAGGGGTATGGACCCAACGGTGTCGCGCTCATGATCGAGTGTCTGACCGACAACAAGAATCGCGCCGCGGCCGAGGTGCGAACGGCACTGAGTCGCAATGGCGGAAACCTCGCAGACCCCGGCAGCGTCGCGTACAACTTCAGTCGCAAGGGTGTCATCGTGGTCGGCTCGGAAGGGACGACCGAGGACGACGTGATGATGGCGGCTCTCGAGGCCGGTGCGGAGAACATCGAGCCGCATGCGGAGGGCTTCGAGGTCATCACCGAGGCGACCGATCTCGTCGCCGTGCGCAGCGCGCTGCAGGATGCGGGGATCGACTACGAGTCCGCCGATGTGGAGTTCGTGCCGAACCTCAAGGTCGAGATCGACGCCGAAACGGCGCGCAAGGTGTTCCGCCTCATCGATGCGCTCGAAGACAGCGAAGACGTGCAGAACGTCTTCACCAACTTCGATCTCACCCCCGAGGTGCAGGCGGAGCTGGAGAACGACGACGCCTAG